CCCGGCACAACACCGGGATTTTTTATAATTTTCTATCCTATTAAATACTTTCCAATTTGAGACATAATCTCTTCCAAGTTGTCTCTGTCTTCGGGTGTAAATCTGTCCTTAATCGGAGAGTCCAAATCCAAAACTCCTACTACCGTATCATTTAAAATAATGGGTATTACCAGTTCGGATTTAGAAGCGGAGTCACAGGCAATGTGTCCTGGGAAGTTATCAACATCCTCAACTAGGAAAGACTTTTTTTCACTCACGGAGCTGCCGCATACTCCTTCTCCAACCTTAATTCTATTGCATGCCGGCAGTCCTTGGAAAGGTCCAAGGACTAGTACATTTTCTTTTATCAAATAAAAACCTACCCAATTCAAGTCCTTTAAAGTGTTCATCAAGATTGCCGAAATATTCGACATATTGGCAATCGGGTCAGTCTCTTCTGAAAGCTGCTGCGAGATAAGTTCTCTAATATAATCATATACTTCACTATTAGTCATATTATCAGTCGGCTTTAATCGATACATACTAACTCCTCCACTATAATCCTAATCTGTCCTGCTCTTCCCTAAGTTTAACTATTAGAGAATCTTCATCCAGTTTTACCATATCGTATCTTATTATTTCGTCTTTTTTAACATCTACCAGAAGTTCTGTTTTCTTGCCTATGAGCGCAATAGGTAAATAGTTTCCACTTTTTTGCTCCTCATGCGTGACCAGAGTTCCATAGACCTGTTTACTTCCCATACCTTCCAATTTCTCACCTTTTTTAAGATCTCTTTTAGCTACGGTGACAACATCGGCAACCTGACCTTGCAGTGGTACAATGGTAGGTTCTTTTTCAACGATTGCATCATAAATCGTAATAGGAGTTTCCAAACTGGTCAAATGATATGGTCTGTATAGAGAATAATTTGGTCCATCTCCCATCTTGAGGTATTTCATTAGCTCCTTAACTTCTTCAGCTTCGGAAGTTACAATCGCAAACACTCCCGGGGCCATCCCAAAAGCAAAATCCACTATCCCGTATTTATTTAAAACACCGCCCTGCGACTTCAATTTAAATACATTTGCTATCTCTTTTGGATTGGTAGTCACACCATGGCAGCCCATAATATCGGGTACGAATCCAAGTGCATTTGCCACGGAGTTCAGTTCTATCATAGTATTTGTACCATCGATAAAACTGGTTAGGATTTTAGGATACAGTCCTTTTTTTAGTGCTTCTTCTCTAACATCATCTTCCGTGATGTACTTGTTCATAGGATTATTTTTACCCTTTCCTACAGCTAAAAGCTCAAAGCCTAGACTTATTGCAAAGTCTGCCAGCTCTACTATGGCACCCGGCTCGTCACCTGCCGATCCTGTATAAACAACATCGTTCTTCTTAGCTATCATATTTAAAATGGGACCGACTACAGCATCGCATTCTACATTTAGCATTATTACATGCTTCCCGTTATTCAATGAATCATATGCCATCTTTGCTCCAAAAGGAGGATTTCCGGTAGCATCTACCATTGCTTCAATTTTTTCCAATTTATAACCCAACTCATAATCTTCTGAAACGATAAATTTGTCTTTTTCAATGGCAAGTTTAGCTTCAGTTAGAGAGTTGGTCCTGATGATGTCCTGTCTATCAACACCCGCAGTTATAAGCGCTTCGTATGCCTTTTCAGGTACTTCATCAACTATAAGTGAAGGTCTCATCCCGTCTATCCTCGACATTTGATGAATAAGACCTCGTCCCATTTTCCCGACGCCAACCAAACCTATCCTAACTTTATCGCCCATTAAATTGAGTTTTGTTAGTTTTCTCTTCATTCTAAACATATATTTCTCCTTTATAAAGCATTTGCTGCAGCATATGATGAAGCCCATGCCCAGTGCAAATTAAAACCACCGCAGTCGCCGTCAATATCCATTACCTCACCGGTAAAATACAAACCCTTTATAAGTTTTGATTCCATCGTAGTAGGATCAATTTGAGTTGTATCAACACCTCCGGTCGTCACTTGAGCACCGTCAAATTTCCACGGACCTTTAATTTCAAAGGTACAATTTTTTAATTTAAAACACAATTCCTGTACCTCTTCATACGACATAGATGAAGCTCTCTTCCTGCTGTCGACTAATGATGGTACTACATAATTAATTATATTTTTGTGAATGGAACCTACCAGAGCTTCCAACACATTTTTATCTCCTGCAATAGAAAATCCGTAGACGTATTTTATAACCAGTTCCTCAAGACTCAGTTCCGGAAATAAGTCCAGCCTAAATCTTGGATTTCCGCTCTTTTGGAGTATTTCTATTGCTCTCCCGGATAATTGCAGTACGGCAGGACCGGATATCCCATAATCTGTAAACAATACTTCATCCAAATCATAAGCTATATTTTCATCTGCATCATCCAAGTACAAACCTGCATCAAATCTGGTTCCCGAAAGTTTCTTATTGGGATTTTTAAGCTCCATCTGCACAATAGAAGGCCCTATGGGAATTATATTGTGTCCGAGCTTTTTTGCAAGTTTATAGCCGCTACCGTCCGATCCGCTCTTTGCAAGCGTACTTCCTCCTGTAGCCACAATTACACTGTCTGTTTTATATACCCTTCCATTCGTACAAATAACTTCAAATTCATCATTATATTTAATATCACCGACTTCACTATTATAAAATATCTTAACTCCATTATTTCTACAAGCCATAAGCAGCACTTCCAGTATCGAGCTCGATTGGAGAGATCTTGGATAAGCTCTGCCTTTACTTAGGAGTTTATTTACAATTCCATAATCTTCAAACCAATCTACAGCATTATTATAATTGAATTTAGAAATTGCAGAATAGGCAAACTTTTTATTTTTGCCATGGTATCTGTCTATAGTGATATCAGTATTTGTGTAATTACATCTTCCATTACCTGTTGCCAGCAGTTTTTTACCGGGTCTATCATTTCTTTCCAAAACGATAACCTCTATGCCCTTTTTAGAAGCCTCTACTGCTGAGAATAGTCCGGCGGCACCGGCACCAATTATTATCATGCTATGCCTCCAATAATTTATTTAATTACTTTACCATATAATTTTACCATATCAAAGGAAAATAGTCATGATTTTTTATCGATATTCGATAAATTCGTTTACTGCAACTCATATGTTTGGGTTATCTTTTATTTGAAAGCTAAATTGTAAATCATTTGTAACTACTTTTATTTTTTGTTATGGTATCATGTATATAGACATTAATATAGGACGGTAACCGAGCCAACGTTTTTGTTCATCCTCCCAAAGAATACAAAGACTACCATCCTATATAAACTTAGGGACTGTTGATATGCAGTCCCTTTTTTGTCATCCTTTTTTCCAAAATCGGAATTTGTATTATGCAACCCTAGTCATTAACCTTAGATTTAGACAAGCAAAAAGCAGATATCGATCGATATCTGCTCTTTTTACGCTTAGTTTTAATGTATTATGATTTAAAATACCCGACTATCTAAAATCGAATAGTTTAAAGTATAATTTTAAATCCGGTCTATTAAACCCCTGCTACTCTATCTTTTAATACATCAAATAATTTTTCTTTATCTTTTTCAGGATGTCTCCTTGAAATATTTTCAAGTGCTATTTTTGCCCCAAAGTCCATACCTTGGCAGCCTGCCAAAAGTATTAAGTCTCCTTCTTCTACCAGATCCAAAACCTTATCGATTGCAGGAGTCAGCTCTTGATAAAGTTCATAAGGAATCTTAGCAACATCCATTTTTTCTTTAAATATAGCTTCTTCACCTTCTGATACCACATCATGGTCTTCAACTATCTCGACACTCTTGGTAGCAATAAAGGTGTCGAACTTCACTCTGTCTGACCATTCAATAATGGTATCTACATTCTCACCATTTACTGTTACTCCTCTATTACCTCTTATTGCATAAAGCATATGTGCCTTATTATAGGACATCATAGATAAGGTCTGAAGTGTCATGGCTATATTTCCCATATTAGCAAAATGGTCATCTACTATCATATATTCATCATCATAGATTAATTGGAATCTTCTCTCAATACCATAATAGCTTTCAATTCCCTTAATGATTAAATCCATATCCAGACCAAGTGCGATAGCCATGGAGATAGCTGAGATTGAGTTTACGACTGAATGATAACCTGCAACTTTTAATTCTACAGGATACTCACCTTTTGCTGCTCTACCTTTTTTAGTCTCAAAATCCCTTGAAACAACAAGAGTATACTTTCCAAAACCTGTAGAGATATCGATGTCTTTTGCATATACATCTGCAGTATCATCTACATCACTGAAGGTAATAACCTTACCCGGACACTCATCTATCAGACTCTTAACATGTGCATCTTCAAGATTTAAAATTACAAAAGCATCTTCCTTACATTCAGTTATCAGCTTTTTCTTTTGTTCGAAATAAGATTCAAAAGTTCCGTGTTGATCTATATGTTCTCTGGTGATATTGTTCATACATACGACGTCAAATTCCGTACCATGTACCCTATACATCTCTTGAGATATAGAAGATACTTCCATGACTGTAGTTTCAATACCTGCATCCAAAATCTCCTTAAACAGACCTTGAAGTTCTAAACTCTCAGGTGTGGTCAGCTTTGATGGAATCTCTTTGTCTCTTATTTTATACATTACCGTTCCTATCAAGCCAGATTCAACTTCAGAAGTTTCTAAAATACTCTTTAACATCATGGATGTAGATGTTTTTCCGTTTGATGCTGTGATTCCAATAAGAGTCATATCCTTAGAAGGATGGTCGTAAAGATTGCCAGAAATAATCGCCAAGGATTTTCTATTATTAGGTGTTTTGTAAACCGGTATATTTAAATTATCTATATCTTTTGTAACTACGACAGCAATGGCTCCGTTTTCTATTGCATTGTCAATGTACTTATGCCCGTCAGTTTGTAAACCTTCGATTGCAACAAATAATCCACCCGGTTTTATCAGCTTTGAATTATAGTTGACATTGGTGATTTCAAGATTATCGTTCGTATTGTACTCCGTTAGAATTTCTACTCCGTTCAATAAATTTTTTATATTCAAGATTTCACTCCTCTTTGTATTAATCAAATAGATTATACTCAATATATAGAAAAAGGGCAAATGATAAAGTTCAAAATATTATTGTTATAATTTTGAATATTGGGTATATATATCTTGTATGAAAATAAGAAAGGAGTACAAAATGCCAAAATTAGAATTGTATATCAAACCAACATGTCCATATTGTATGAAAGTAGTCAGATTTTTAGAAAAAAATAATCTGGATATTCCATTACTAAATATAGACGAAGACAATAAATATCGTGAAACCTTGGAATCTGTTGGTGGAAAGGTTCAAGTTCCTTGTCTGTTTGTAGACGGTAAACCAATGTATGAATCTTCAGATATTATCTCATATCTAAAAGACACATTGGTGAAAGGACAATAATAATTAATAATTATATGAAAAGCCCGATTTTCGGGCTTTTATAATACAGTAAAGGAGGAATATTGTGACGGTTAACTATCAGGATGTGCTGGATTTTTGGTTTGACGAGAAAAACATACCGCTCCAGTTTAATGGTGGTGAAGAATTCGATAATGAGATAAGGTCGAGATTTCTTAAAACTTGGGAAAAAGCATCAGAAGGTCTATTGGTCGATTGGCGTGAAACATTGAACGGCAGACTTGCGGAAGTAATAGTGCTGGATCAATTTTCACGAAACCTTTGGCGAAATGATATTAGGACATATACACAGGATAAAATGGCGATAGCTCTTGCACAGGAAGCACTTAAACACCCTGACTATCCTACTCTTGATCCCATGATGAAAAAATTCTTCTTACTTCCCTTTATGCATTCCGAGTCGCTTGAACTCCACGAATGGGCGAATAAGTATTTTCAACTTCTCGGTGACGAGAACACCCTTTATTTTGAGGAACTCCATCTGGAAGTATTGAAAAAATTTGGTAGATACCCTTATCAAAACGCTGACTTGAATAGAGAGTCGACTCCCGAGGAATTAGTAGCACTTAAAGAAGCAGCAGAAAAAGGCGGTTTTTATAGACCTAAAGAATAAATCCGGTTAATAAAATACCGGATTTATTCATAAAGTCTTTTGCCTCGTTTTTAACAATGATACTAACTTGAAAGAATGTTATTATATATGTTAATATTAGAATAAGAAAAGATAAAAATACAGGAGATATTTAAAATTTACCAATTATTTTGAATGTTTCAATGAAAAATATAAACGTAATAATGGCAGTACTTTTATGTTTGGATTAGCTACATAAATTAAACATAATTAATATTTCCTAAAATTTGATTTAGTATTTTAAAAACCAGGGAGGTTATCACATGGAAATTATGAAGGAGTCAGTCAGCGGAACCCTTCAGTCAAATGACTGTTTGGTCAGAGTATTACCGGGAACCGAGGGTGTCGATTTGAACCTGTCCAGCTCTGTAATGAAGCAATTTGGAGATCAAATCGAAAAAGTCATTATGGAAACTCTAATTGAGATGAAAGTCGAAAATTGTAAGATTATCGTTGAAGACAGAGGTGCACTTGACTGCACAATAAAAGCAAGAGTAGAAACGGCGGTGAATAGATCAAATGAGTAGAAGATCACTTCTTTTTATGCCCGGTAATAACCCGGGAATGCTAATCAATGCTGATATTCTTGGAGCCGATACAGTAGTTTTCGACCTTGAGGATGCAGTGGCACTGGATGAAAAAGATGCAGCCAGAACACTTGTAAGGAATGCATTAAACACCTTAACTTTTAAACATAGTGAAGTAAGCGTACGTATCAACCCTATAGACTCACCATACTGGGAAGCGGACTTGGAGTATATCGTTCCTGCTATGCCTGATTCTATCGTAATTCCTAAAGCTTCTACCGAAGCAGTACCCATGGTAGAACAGAGAATTGAAGAATTAAGAGCAAAATACAATGTAGAAAAAGAAATAGATACCATATTATTGATTGAATCTGCAAACGGAATAATGGATATTCAAAACATCTGTAAATCTTCCAAACTTTTTACAGGATTAATCCTAGGTGCAGAAGACTATAGTAGTGATATGGGAGTTGAAAGAACAAAAGGTAATAAAGAAATCGAATATGCAAGATATGTACTGGCAACCGCTGCCAGAGCTTTTAGAGTTGACGGCATTGACACTCCATACACCGATGTTGACGATATGGAAGGATTAATGGAAGATACCGGATTTGCAAAGAGCATAGGTCTTGGCGGAAGACTTTTAATCAACCCAAGACAAGTTGAATACGTTCATAAGGTCCTCTCCCCAACTGCTGAACAAATAGAAGAGGCAAGTAATATCCTTACTGAATCTGAAATAGCTAAGAAGCAGGGACTTGGAGTTTTCAGCTATAAAGGAAAAATGGTCGACCTTCCTGTAATTAAGAGGGCTGAAGCAACTATTGAAAATGCTAAGAAATGGGGGCTTATAAAATGATAAATTCAGTTGGTAGAAACGGATTAGACAGACCATTTGAGGGTGCATTTGCAAATGTAGTACCCGCAGTTTATGAAATAAAAAAAGATAGAAACAATAAACCCACTTTTAGTAAATCACTTGATGAAGTATTGGATAGGCTTCCTCTAAAAGACGGAATGACCCTAAGTTTTCATCATCACTTGAGAAACGGTGACTATGTACTGAACATGGTTATGGAGAATATCCATAAAAGAGGATTTAAGGACATAAAAATTGCAGCAACATCCATCTTCCCTTGCCATGAACCACTTGTGGAAATGCTTGAAGATCAAACTGTTACTAAAATATATGCTTCCTATTATTCCGGTCCCGTTGCAAAAGCTGTAAGTGTCGGAAAGTGTAAAGATATATGTGTGGTATCAACTCATGGTAGTAGACCAAGAGCAATACTTGAAGGTGAGCTCAAAATCGATATAGCCTTTATAGCATCCCCTGCTGTTGACAAAGAAGGAAATATCAGTGGTTCAGATGGACCTTCTTCCTGTGGTGTATTGGGTTATGCCATTGCTGATGCCGAGTGTGCAGAACATGTAGTAGCACTTACTGACTTTATTACTGAAAAAGTGGAAAAAATTGAAATACCCGCATTTTTAGTCAATGAAATCATAGAACTCGAAAGCATTGGAGATGCTGAAGGTATAGTAAGTGGAACGACCAGGATAACTAAAGACCCGGTCGGTTTGAAAATAGCAAGAGATTGTGCGACACTTATTGAACATTCAGGACTTTTAAAAGACGGTTTCAGCTTCCAAACAGGAGCAGGTGGTACATCACTGGCAGTTGCATCTGAAGTTAAACTTCTTATGAAAGAAAAGGGAATTAAAGGTAGTTTTGCTTCAGGCGGTATCACAGGATATCTGGTAGAGATGCTTGAAGAAGGATTATTTGAAGAACTCTACGATGTTCAGTGCTTTGACCTGGCAGCTGTTAGATCCATTAAGAAAAATGAAACTCATCGCAAGATGTCGGCTAATGAATACGCCAATATAAATAATGAAAACAATATAGCTTCCAAACTGGATGTAGTTATATTAGGGGCAAGTGAAATTGATCTCGACTACAATGTAAATGTAACTACCGGTAGTGACGGAATCATCCTGGGAGGATCAGGAGGACATGCTGATACTGCAGCAGGAGCAAAACTGTCTATAATAGTATCAAAGCTTGTAAATGCAAGAATAAGCTGTTTAGTAGATAAGGTTATGACGATAACAACCCCTGGAGAAACTATTGACGTACTTGTTACAGAAAGAGGAATTGCCATAAATCCTAAACACGCTGACTTAATCGAGAAGTTAAAAGAAGAGACTAATCTTGAAATACTTCCTATCGAAGAATTAAAGAGAATTGCCGATGAACTAACAGGCATACCTAAGAAATTTGAATCTACATCAGATATAGTAGCCATCTCTGAATATAGAGACGGAACCGTACTTGATGTTATTTATAGGGTCGAAGAATAGTCTTAATTTTCATCACACAAAACCTATAGAATTCTTTTATTCTATAGGTTTTTAATTAGACTTGAAGGATGTGGTTAATTGGATTATAAGGAAAACTTAAAGGAATATATAAAAGAACATTTAAAACCCGTCATCTTTGATGATGTGAAATTATTGGAAGTATCCAAAGGTAGAGTGGTAATCTCACTTGAAGTGAATGAGAGACTCTTCAATGCTTATGGTATAGTACATGGAGGTTTATTATTCACCCTATGCGATACTTGTGCAGGAATAACCGGAAACACCCTTGGCAAAAAATCAGTAACACTACAAGCCGGTATTAACTATATCAAATCGGTTAATACAGGAAGTATAAGAGCAATCTCCGAGGTATTGCATAACGGAGGTTCAACCATGGTCATAAATGTAAAGGCCTATAATGATGACGATCAGCTACTAGCTGACTCTAATTATACTATGTATGTAATAGATAAATAATAAAAAGAGGTGATGTTTTAAAAATGGAGTATAGAGTTGAAAGAGATTCGATGGGTAAAATCAATGTACCAAAGGATGTTTACTGGGGAGCTCAAACCCAGAGAAGTTTTGATAACTTCCCACAAGGTGTTGAGACCATGCCTTTAGAGGTGGTGCATGCACTGGCAATAGTAAAAAAAGCAGCAGCAACAGCAAATAATCATTTTGGTAAATTAGATAGTAATAGAGCAGAAATAATAGGAAGGTCTGCAGATGCAATAATTAAGGGAGAACTAGATTCACACTTCCCTCTATCCGTTTGGCAAACAGGAAGCGGTACTCAGACCAATATGAATGTCAATGAAGTAATTGCACATCACGGAAATGAACTTGCGGGAGTTAAACTGCTTCACCCAAATGACCATGTCAACATGTCACAAAGTTCAAACGACACCTTCCCTACAGCAATGCATGTATCAGCATCACTAATGATAATAAGAGAACTATTGCCCTCATTGGAACATGCCATAGAGATTTTAGACGATTTAGAGAAGCAGAATGAAGGGATAATTAAATCAGGAAGAACGCATCTTCAAGATGCAACACCAATAGCTTTTTCACAAGAGATTTCAGCTTGGAAACATATGCTGGTAAACTCCGAAGAAATGATAAAAACCTCACTTAATTTCCTTAAAGTCTTGGCAATTGGCGGAACTGCAGTAGGAACCGGATTAAATGCTCCCAAGGATTTCGGTGTAAAAGTAACTGAGATAATCGAAGAAATCACAGGAATTGACTATAAAAACTCCACTAACAAATTCCATGCCCTAACATCATTCGATGCTCTGGTAAACGCACATGGAGCATTAAAAGCACTTGCAGCCAACTTGATGAAGATAGGAAATGATGTAAGATGGTTAGCGAGCGGTCCCAGAGTTGGGATAGGCGAAATAACAATCCCGGAAAATGAACCCGGCAGCTCCATAATGCCCGGCAAAGTCAACCCCACACAGGTTGAATCATTGACGATGATTGCAGTCCAAGTCATGGCAAATGATACCGCAATCGGAATAGCAGCATCCCAAGGAAACTTCCAGCTAAACGTCTACATGCCGGTAGTCATCTACAACTTTTTACAATCAGTAAAACTTTTATCTAAAGGATTAAACGGCTTTTGTAAAAACTGTCTAATCGGATTAAAACCTAAGAAGGACAAAATGTGGAGAAATGTTAAGAACTCACT
The sequence above is a segment of the Peptoniphilaceae bacterium AMB_02 genome. Coding sequences within it:
- a CDS encoding GAF domain-containing protein, with product MYRLKPTDNMTNSEVYDYIRELISQQLSEETDPIANMSNISAILMNTLKDLNWVGFYLIKENVLVLGPFQGLPACNRIKVGEGVCGSSVSEKKSFLVEDVDNFPGHIACDSASKSELVIPIILNDTVVGVLDLDSPIKDRFTPEDRDNLEEIMSQIGKYLIG
- a CDS encoding NAD(P)-dependent oxidoreductase, with protein sequence MFRMKRKLTKLNLMGDKVRIGLVGVGKMGRGLIHQMSRIDGMRPSLIVDEVPEKAYEALITAGVDRQDIIRTNSLTEAKLAIEKDKFIVSEDYELGYKLEKIEAMVDATGNPPFGAKMAYDSLNNGKHVIMLNVECDAVVGPILNMIAKKNDVVYTGSAGDEPGAIVELADFAISLGFELLAVGKGKNNPMNKYITEDDVREEALKKGLYPKILTSFIDGTNTMIELNSVANALGFVPDIMGCHGVTTNPKEIANVFKLKSQGGVLNKYGIVDFAFGMAPGVFAIVTSEAEEVKELMKYLKMGDGPNYSLYRPYHLTSLETPITIYDAIVEKEPTIVPLQGQVADVVTVAKRDLKKGEKLEGMGSKQVYGTLVTHEEQKSGNYLPIALIGKKTELLVDVKKDEIIRYDMVKLDEDSLIVKLREEQDRLGL
- a CDS encoding aminoacetone oxidase family FAD-binding enzyme, whose protein sequence is MIIIGAGAAGLFSAVEASKKGIEVIVLERNDRPGKKLLATGNGRCNYTNTDITIDRYHGKNKKFAYSAISKFNYNNAVDWFEDYGIVNKLLSKGRAYPRSLQSSSILEVLLMACRNNGVKIFYNSEVGDIKYNDEFEVICTNGRVYKTDSVIVATGGSTLAKSGSDGSGYKLAKKLGHNIIPIGPSIVQMELKNPNKKLSGTRFDAGLYLDDADENIAYDLDEVLFTDYGISGPAVLQLSGRAIEILQKSGNPRFRLDLFPELSLEELVIKYVYGFSIAGDKNVLEALVGSIHKNIINYVVPSLVDSRKRASSMSYEEVQELCFKLKNCTFEIKGPWKFDGAQVTTGGVDTTQIDPTTMESKLIKGLYFTGEVMDIDGDCGGFNLHWAWASSYAAANAL
- a CDS encoding Mur ligase family protein translates to MNIKNLLNGVEILTEYNTNDNLEITNVNYNSKLIKPGGLFVAIEGLQTDGHKYIDNAIENGAIAVVVTKDIDNLNIPVYKTPNNRKSLAIISGNLYDHPSKDMTLIGITASNGKTSTSMMLKSILETSEVESGLIGTVMYKIRDKEIPSKLTTPESLELQGLFKEILDAGIETTVMEVSSISQEMYRVHGTEFDVVCMNNITREHIDQHGTFESYFEQKKKLITECKEDAFVILNLEDAHVKSLIDECPGKVITFSDVDDTADVYAKDIDISTGFGKYTLVVSRDFETKKGRAAKGEYPVELKVAGYHSVVNSISAISMAIALGLDMDLIIKGIESYYGIERRFQLIYDDEYMIVDDHFANMGNIAMTLQTLSMMSYNKAHMLYAIRGNRGVTVNGENVDTIIEWSDRVKFDTFIATKSVEIVEDHDVVSEGEEAIFKEKMDVAKIPYELYQELTPAIDKVLDLVEEGDLILLAGCQGMDFGAKIALENISRRHPEKDKEKLFDVLKDRVAGV
- a CDS encoding glutaredoxin → MPKLELYIKPTCPYCMKVVRFLEKNNLDIPLLNIDEDNKYRETLESVGGKVQVPCLFVDGKPMYESSDIISYLKDTLVKGQ
- a CDS encoding DUF924 family protein, giving the protein MTVNYQDVLDFWFDEKNIPLQFNGGEEFDNEIRSRFLKTWEKASEGLLVDWRETLNGRLAEVIVLDQFSRNLWRNDIRTYTQDKMAIALAQEALKHPDYPTLDPMMKKFFLLPFMHSESLELHEWANKYFQLLGDENTLYFEELHLEVLKKFGRYPYQNADLNRESTPEELVALKEAAEKGGFYRPKE
- the citD gene encoding citrate lyase acyl carrier protein; the encoded protein is MEIMKESVSGTLQSNDCLVRVLPGTEGVDLNLSSSVMKQFGDQIEKVIMETLIEMKVENCKIIVEDRGALDCTIKARVETAVNRSNE
- a CDS encoding aldolase/citrate lyase family protein; protein product: MSRRSLLFMPGNNPGMLINADILGADTVVFDLEDAVALDEKDAARTLVRNALNTLTFKHSEVSVRINPIDSPYWEADLEYIVPAMPDSIVIPKASTEAVPMVEQRIEELRAKYNVEKEIDTILLIESANGIMDIQNICKSSKLFTGLILGAEDYSSDMGVERTKGNKEIEYARYVLATAARAFRVDGIDTPYTDVDDMEGLMEDTGFAKSIGLGGRLLINPRQVEYVHKVLSPTAEQIEEASNILTESEIAKKQGLGVFSYKGKMVDLPVIKRAEATIENAKKWGLIK
- the citF gene encoding citrate lyase subunit alpha produces the protein MINSVGRNGLDRPFEGAFANVVPAVYEIKKDRNNKPTFSKSLDEVLDRLPLKDGMTLSFHHHLRNGDYVLNMVMENIHKRGFKDIKIAATSIFPCHEPLVEMLEDQTVTKIYASYYSGPVAKAVSVGKCKDICVVSTHGSRPRAILEGELKIDIAFIASPAVDKEGNISGSDGPSSCGVLGYAIADAECAEHVVALTDFITEKVEKIEIPAFLVNEIIELESIGDAEGIVSGTTRITKDPVGLKIARDCATLIEHSGLLKDGFSFQTGAGGTSLAVASEVKLLMKEKGIKGSFASGGITGYLVEMLEEGLFEELYDVQCFDLAAVRSIKKNETHRKMSANEYANINNENNIASKLDVVILGASEIDLDYNVNVTTGSDGIILGGSGGHADTAAGAKLSIIVSKLVNARISCLVDKVMTITTPGETIDVLVTERGIAINPKHADLIEKLKEETNLEILPIEELKRIADELTGIPKKFESTSDIVAISEYRDGTVLDVIYRVEE
- a CDS encoding PaaI family thioesterase, with the translated sequence MDYKENLKEYIKEHLKPVIFDDVKLLEVSKGRVVISLEVNERLFNAYGIVHGGLLFTLCDTCAGITGNTLGKKSVTLQAGINYIKSVNTGSIRAISEVLHNGGSTMVINVKAYNDDDQLLADSNYTMYVIDK
- the fumC gene encoding class II fumarate hydratase, coding for MEYRVERDSMGKINVPKDVYWGAQTQRSFDNFPQGVETMPLEVVHALAIVKKAAATANNHFGKLDSNRAEIIGRSADAIIKGELDSHFPLSVWQTGSGTQTNMNVNEVIAHHGNELAGVKLLHPNDHVNMSQSSNDTFPTAMHVSASLMIIRELLPSLEHAIEILDDLEKQNEGIIKSGRTHLQDATPIAFSQEISAWKHMLVNSEEMIKTSLNFLKVLAIGGTAVGTGLNAPKDFGVKVTEIIEEITGIDYKNSTNKFHALTSFDALVNAHGALKALAANLMKIGNDVRWLASGPRVGIGEITIPENEPGSSIMPGKVNPTQVESLTMIAVQVMANDTAIGIAASQGNFQLNVYMPVVIYNFLQSVKLLSKGLNGFCKNCLIGLKPKKDKMWRNVKNSLMLVTSLAPQIGYDNAASIARYAHENNITLKMAARDLNLLSEEDYDKLIKPEEMV